TGGAATTTGCCGGCATGGGCCTGGTGCCCGGAGGGGCATTCCGGAACCGCCAGTTCCGGGCAGCCATGGTACACTTGGACGACCGGATCAGTCCGGCGTTGCGGGATCTTTTTTTTGATCCGCAGACCTCGGGCGGATTGCTTATGGGGTGTCCGGAAAACCGGTCCCGGGATCTTGTCACGGCGCTGCATGATCAGAAAATTGCCTGTGCCGCTGTGATCGGAGAAGTGCTGGATCAAAATCCCGGAAAAATCGAAGTGGTCTGACAAGTGCGTAACCGCGGCCACGGCCACAAAAGACAAATTAATTCAAATACGAAAGAATCATAACAATGACAATGAATATCGATGCCCGGGGCCTGGCCTGTCCCCAGCCCGTACTTTTGACCAAGCAGGCCGTGGAGGCGCATTCGCCTTCCCACCTCACCGTACAGGTGGACAATGAGGCCGCAGTTGAAAACGTATCCCGGTTTCTGGGGACAAAGGGATATGAAGCCACCACATCCGGGCAGGGGGACTCCTTCACTGTTTCCGGGGTGGATATGCAAAAATCAGGGGATCGAAATGATCCGCCGCAAATCGAGCCGGGCGTGCCCGGGGTTTCAGAACCAGATGACAAAGAAAAAGGTCAGAAAATACTGGTACTCATCGCTTCGGACCGGATGGGGGCCGGGGATGATGAACTGGGACAGAAATTGATGATCAGTTTCATCAAGACCCTGGGGGAAATGGGAGAGGATCTGTGGCGGATCGTGTTTGTCAATAACGGGGTCAAGCTCACCATTAAGGGATCTGCGGTGCTGGAAACGCTTCAGGCATATGAAAAACAGAATATTTCCATCTGGGTCTGCGGCACCTGCCTGACCCATTTTGATCTGCTGAATGAAAAACAGGTGGGAGAAACCACCAATATGCTGGATATTGTCACGGCCATGCAGCTGGCTACCAAAGTGATCACGCTTTGAACCGGAATAAAAATACCGATTTTTTACTTTAACCGCTGCCTGAAGCTGTGCTATAGAATGCTGAGTTCACTCTTTTCAAAGGAGGCGGTAATATGAACCATGCATCTTCTCAACGACTGGCGACTGATCTGTTCGCCGCTGCCGGCGTCAAAATCAACGGTACAAATCCCTGGGATATTCAGGTGAATCAGGACCTTTTCTTCAAGCGGCTGGTGGCCGGCGGCTCCAAAGCTCTGGGTGAAAGTTATATGGACGGGTGGT
Above is a window of Desulfotignum balticum DSM 7044 DNA encoding:
- the yedF gene encoding sulfurtransferase-like selenium metabolism protein YedF; amino-acid sequence: MTMNIDARGLACPQPVLLTKQAVEAHSPSHLTVQVDNEAAVENVSRFLGTKGYEATTSGQGDSFTVSGVDMQKSGDRNDPPQIEPGVPGVSEPDDKEKGQKILVLIASDRMGAGDDELGQKLMISFIKTLGEMGEDLWRIVFVNNGVKLTIKGSAVLETLQAYEKQNISIWVCGTCLTHFDLLNEKQVGETTNMLDIVTAMQLATKVITL